DNA sequence from the Sphingomonas bisphenolicum genome:
GTTCAGCGCTTGGCGTGGTCTTGCCGGTCGGAACCGCGATGCCCGCCAGCTTCAGATATTCCTCTGCAACGCGCTGGTCGTCGCTGGATCGCACCCAAAAGGGGGCGCCCTCGTCCGTAACCGCCAGGCCCTCGCCCGTTGTGCTGTATAGCTTGCCGACTGTTTGTGCCGTGGTGGCCGCAATCTCGGCCCTGGCGGCGGCAAGGGCTGCGTCCCCTCGCAAGGCTTCCGTGTCGCCCTTCGCCGTCGCCGCGTCATTCGCGGATATGGCGGCGGATTCGGCATAGGGAGCAGCGCCCTCCGCGCCTTTCTCGCGCAGCCAGTTCCGCATCATCGCCGGGTCGGCCTGTTCGATCTCGCCAAGATCCTTTAGTCGCCGCTCGACGCCGAAGCCCGCTGCGCCGCGCTCGCTGACCGCCAGCGTGTCGATCTCGGAAACGATGTCCACCGTCGGCATGTCGACCACGACCGGCGCCGCGCCGCCGCCCGCCAACTCGGATGCTGGCTGTGCGTCGATCCGGCCCGTCCAGCGCAGCGAATTGCCGCCTGCCGTCTCAACGACGTCATAGGAGACCGAATAGGCGAGCCCGTCCTCATAGAGCAGGCTGCACTGGTCGGCCGTCAGCAGGAACAGCCAGGCAAGCCCGTCATCGGCGAGGATGCTCGCCACGGTCAGCCTTGGTTCCAGCATCGCCGATCGGCGGCAGGACAGCGTCGCGCTGCGGCCAGTCAGATCCTGCGGCTGCCCATCACGCTCGAGCAACACGACGCGGAGCACGCGCGGGTTGGCCGCCCAGATGGTCAGCGCAGGAGCTTGGCTCCTAAACATCGTCATGCCGTACCTCCCGACACAGGGAGTCTGTCGCCGACGCAAAGCTGCGCCGGCGGGCGAAGGCCCGCAGGGTTCATAAGATCAATCCTGTTGCGAGAGGTGACGGGTGGGCGTCAGGCGCCGGGGTAGATTATGCACCGGCGACGGGCGAGGCGGATTTCCTCGCCGGTGTTCGTCAGCTGCCCGGTTATGGTGATGGTCAAGTCGGCCGTAGTGTCGAAGCTGAATGTCTGCTCTGACCCTCCGGCACCGCTAATGCCGACGAAACTTGTGGCGTTTGCCACCTGTGAATTCGTCGCCCCGCGGTTTGCGATCGTGAAAATAAACTGGCCGGAAGCCGTCGTCGTCAGGGTAATCGCAAGCGCCTGCGTCCCGTTAATGCGAAGCCGCAGGGTTTTGGTGTTGACGCTGTTGGTATAACCCGCCAGCAGCATGAACTCAGCCGATCCGTTCGGCCCAAGGCTCCCCGCTGGAATCGTGAACGTCGCCAGCGTCGTTTCGGTGGTCGTGCCGGTGATGGCTGAATTGACGGCCGACTGGTGGACGACATAGCCGCACCCGAGCAAGGAGCGCAGGGCTGCAGCATCGGCCAGTGTCAGGAGCGCACGCCCCCATGTCGTGGTGGAAAGCGCCGCGATCGCTGTCAGGTCACTATCCAGCGGCTGCTTCCCGCCAAGAGCGGCCGCGATCGTCGTGGCATAATTTGGATCGTTGCCCAGCGCAGCGGCAAGCTCGCTGATCTCGTTCAACGTCGCCGGCGCGACGCCTGCCATATAGGCCGCGACATAGGCCGCCACCTGGCTGAGCAGCCAGGCCTTGTTGGTCGATCCGTCGAGGCCGAGCACCTTCTCGGTTCCAGCCAGCGCGCCGCCGGCGACGGCGCCGGACAGCGCCGCCGCGATCAGCGCATTGTTGGCATTGATCTTGTTGGCGCCGGCGCGCGGATTGTCGCCGGAACCATCGTTGGCGATGGTTCCGGTCCCAATGTCTTGAAGGATCATGGATCAGGTCTCGTCGAATGAGCCGACAGTGCTGTCGAACGTGAAGGCGGTGGTGGAATCGAACGTCACGCCATCCCAGGCGACGTCGTCGCCTTCACCCGGCGCAACCAGTGTCGGGGGCGGCGGCGCAGTGCCGGTCATCGCCAGTGCGACCGGATGCTTGGCGTTGGTTTCCGTTTCGAAGGTGACGGTCAGTCCTGTCCGGCCCGGATCCTTGTCGATCGCAGCGACGACGACCAGATGGTCGATGCCCAATTCAGGATCCTGCAGATGGTAGGCTTCGCCGAGTTTGAGCTCCCACAGACGGGGCTTCAGCGGGTAGGTCCAGCCCGTCAGTTCGCGGCGGTTGAACAGCTCATAATAGGTGATCTGTGCAGCCTGGTCCTTGTCGGTCACAAGCTCGCACGGATTTTCCTCTTCCTTCGGCTCCCCGTCGAGGGTGATATATTCCTCGATCGCAATCGCGTCCGACTGGACATATTCCCACTTGTTGGCCTCCGACCGATATTTCGGGACCATCGTGTTGATGCGGTCCTTCCAGGTCCGCATCGCCGGCGCCATCCGTTCGCCCTCGGCAAAGTCATCCGGCGTGATGGTGTCGAGCGCGACCTTGGGCGACTGGAAGCGGACGGACAGCAGGCCGCCGCTGATCACGGGGATCGCCGCGCCGGCCGCGCAAATGCGTTTCAAATTGTCCCACAGGCTGATGCCAGGCCCGTCATAGACGAAGCCGTTGACCTCCCACCCGTTGGCGTCGCAGACATTGGCGAAGGCGTTCCAGGCCGGCCAGTCGATGCTGTCCTGCGGGAAGCCGCACCCTGCCATCCGCATGGATGCATCACCGCCCACGGCATAACGGCCACGCGCATAGGTGATCGCATTCAGCGCGACATTGGGATCATATTCATAGGTGGCTTCATCGTCCCAGCGATGCGAGCCAGATCCGCCGGGATAGGTGCTGTCCTTCCGCCAGTCGTAAACCTTGGCCCATCGGCCCACCACGCCATGGACCGGGATGCCATTAGCCCAGCGCTTATTGTCGCGATCGAACCGGTAGCTGAAGAGACCGGCCGCATAATTGGACAGCTTATAGTCGCTGCCCCAGTCTGGGATCGATCCCCATGGACCGGCCAGTGCATCCGGTTCGGGACGCAGCCCAAGCTGGCGGTCGAGATAGAGCCAGCTGTTATAATATCCCTGTGCCGACGTTCCGGTGAAGTTGATGACATTGAAATCGAACAGCACCGCGTCGATCGCGAAAGCCGTGCTGACCGACCAGATGAAGACTTTCGACAGATACGGGTTGCGGGTCTTGCCGACCTTTCCGCCATAGCCAACGTCATGCAACTGGCTGCCCGCTGTAAAGCAACGACCCATGCCGTAAGGGACCGCCCCGTTGGCAGTGATCTGAACCTGATTGATCGACCCCTGAATCCCGGGCTTCTTCTGCAACAGCGATGCGCCGATCGACGCTGCGGCCGCGATCAGCGCGGCGACCGCCGCGATCGGCTGCCCGCCGGGAATGAAGGACGCGACGGTTGCAATGACGCCGGCAACCTGCCCGACCGTCCGCAGCACCTTGGCCATCAGGCCCTCCAGGCCGTCAGCGCGCTGGCGTTGACAGTCATGTTCACCGCCACGTCGCTATCCTGGTGCCATCCCATCACCTTGTAGCCGACGCTGATCACCGCGGCCTCCGCGTCATCGCCGGCGGCGACGGCGATATCGCCGGGCAACATCGAAGCCGGCGTGATGCGCGGTAGCAACGCGTCGAATATGGCGATCATGCCCCCCGCCTGCGCGAGCGCCCGTCGCGCGCCGATCAGTGATTGATACCGGGGCAAGGGCGGCGGCCTGTGACCCATTTGCAGCAGGTGGAACCGCACCATGCGAATGCAGTCGGCCGATCGATAGTCGAGCGGTCGCCCGCGATATTTCGCGATCGTCTTTTCCAGCGCGGCCTGTCGCCGTTCGAGATCGGTCATCCTGGCCGGCTCATTTCGGATTGTCCGCGCCCCAGGCGGTGGAGCGTGGCATGCCGGTCGCGTTCGCCATGCCCTTTTCCCCCGGGTAACATTGCTGATGAAACCGATTGTTCAGCGCATTGCCGCGCATGATCATGAAGAGGCGCTTGGCGGCGCTTTCGAATTCGACATCGACCTCGCGCGTGCCCTTGCCGACTTTTGGCGTGACGGTGTCGATCGACAGATCTGCCGTCAGTTCCGGCGTGCCGATGACATGGCCGGTGACCGGGTCATATTCGCCCAACCAGAAACGCATGCGGGCGCCCTGGAACGTCGGGTTTGAAAGTTCCGCCATCGCGGTCGGGCTGGGCGGTAGGAAAGTGACCTTGCCGCCGGGTGCATCGTCGCCGATCTTTTCCGAGAAGCTTTCGGCCGACTTGACCGTCCCGAATTGTGGATCGGCGCAATCGAACTTCTCGCCATTCCAGATAATGAAACCGCCGTCGCACAGACGCACTGTTCGTGCCGGCAGCGCGATCTCCATCAGCGCCACCGGGTAAATCACCCGACCTTGGAACACGGGTGCTATCTCGATTCGTGAATTGTGAAGGACAGGGCCGTGGAGCGATTGAGCGCCAGTTCCCAGCTGACCTGGTCGTCAACCACCCAACCTTCGACCACCGGTTGCGTGATCAGCAGCGCGGCGCCGTCGCTGGGCTGGGCGCGCATCATCTGCGAGAGCGGAATGATCGCGTTGCCACTACCATTCGCCGCGACGTCGGCCGCGATGAAGTCGAGATAATATTTGCCGCCGATGATGAGGTTGAAAGGCTGGCCTTCCTTGAACTGGTAGCCCGGCGCGCCGCCCTTTACAGTCAGCAATGTCCCAGCCTGGCCGTTGCCATCGACCACGAACGCCCCTGGCGTGCCAGGATTGAAATCCAGCAGTGGATATTCCATCCGCGCGCCGGCGGTCTGTCCCCGGATCAAACGATTTACCCAGACGCGCCCCTCGTCGGAATTGAGCGCAGGCATGTCGAACGTCACGCCATAGCGATTGCCCAATCGGTTCATCCGCTGGCTTTCGGCGCCTGACGATGGTTCCAGAATGCCGCCAAAATCGAGCACACGTGGAACCGCGCGCCGGGCGCCCGGCCAGGAAGGAAGGACGATCATGGGATAGCCCGTGATCGGGCGCGCGCCGAGGCGACTTGGGCGCTGGTCGATCCCTCTGCAGCCGCCCGCTGTGCCATTGGCGCGGCGACGCCCGCCGCCCGCTGATCGACGACCGCGTCGAAATAGGGCGACGGATGCACATATACCGCAGCGGCCATTCGCCCGGATGGATTGTCGTTGGCGATCGACAGCTTCTCGCCATAGCTGACGTTGGCGATCGGCAAGCCGTTGAGCGACAAGACGTTGCGGTCGATGCCACGTCGGCCGAGAATGGTCATGTCGCCGCCGCCTGCGAAATTGAACGCGGACAGGTTGCGGCTTTCGATGCCGGCGGCCTGGCCGTCCAGGAACGATTGCGACGATGCGCTGACGCCGCCCAGCGAATTGCCGCTCATTCCGAGGATGCTGCTTCCGAATTTCAATATGCTGCCAAGGAAACCGCCGCTTCCGCCCACGGCCTGCTGCACCTGAAACCGGATCAGGTCCGCGATCAGCTGGTTGAACAGTTGCCCGGCAAAACCCTTGAGTTTCAGCGTACGGGCCCCCGCTTCGCCCAAGCCATCGACCATGTTGCGGATCCCGTTTGCCGCGATATTCTCATACGCCTCGTTGATCTGCTCGGCCGTCTTGGGGATGCTGTCCATGTAGGACTCGATTGGCCCCATGGTGTCACGGTTGATGCGCAGCGTCTCGCCGGTGCGGATCTGGCCCAGCTGGTCGATCTTGGCCTGGGCCAGCTTCTTTTCGGCTTCTGTGCTGTCGTGCCGCGCCAGCACCTCCTCGGCCGACAGCCGCATGGACTTGAGCTCATTGTCGAGCATCGCCAGTTGGATTTCACGCCGCTCCTTCGCCGTCGTGGCGGTAGACGCGCGGATCTGCAGCATGTCCTTCTCGCGATCGAGGCCCTCCTGCGCAGCGCGCGTCGTCTCCTCGAGCAGCGCGTCATCCAGATCCCAATTGATCTTTTGCTTTTCCAAGTCAAAATTGCGCTCGCGCTGCAATTTAAGCTCTTGGGCCTGCTCGGCGGTCAGTTCGCCTTGTTTGACCCGGCTGTCTACTTCCTTGTCATATGCCTCTTTTGCGTTGATTAACCGCTCATCTTCAAACGCTGTGCGTTCGCGAATTTCAGTTTGTAAATCCCGTTCTAAGCTAAGCTGATCGTCATAGAGTCCAGCAAGCTCGTCCCGGTACCGTTGCGCCAGTTCTTCGGTCCGATCCTTCGGCCCCTTACGGGTGCGGCCTGGATTGGGTACTGGCAAAGCACCGTCTGGAACGACGGAGGTTGATGTACGGGGAGCGTTGGCCTGGGCGGTTGCCTGCTGCAGCAACATAGTCTGTCGGCGCACTTCTGCGGTTGCAGTTTCAAGGGTGCCACCCTCGATATTGCTACCGACATGTCGGATTTGGAACAGGCCACCTTCGCCCTTGGTCGATCGCAGGCGCGCCTGCATTTCGGCCTTGGCTTCTTGCAACGCCTTCATCCGGAACTTGAGGTCCATGTTGGCATCGGCATTGCCGCGGGCGAGATAGTCGCCGCCTATCGCACCGCCCACGCCGCCGGCGATGGCTCCGGGCACACCGAAGCGTGAGCCAACGGCGATTCCCGCCAATGCGGTCGAAATACGGGGATACTCTCCGACAAGTTCCAGCGCATTGCTGGTGAGCGTCGCAAGCGCGTTGGCCAAACCAAGGATTGAAGATGCATTGGAAGCTACCGCCGCCGCAAAGCGGGTATCGAGGGTCATCTTGATCTCGGCCAGGCGATCGTTCGCCTCCGACGCGCCATCGGCAAGGTCGTCCGACAGAACCAGCCCCAATTCGCGGGCTCGCTGACGCAGCAGTTCGATGCCCTTGCTGCCCTGCGCCAAAAGGCCATCGAGCTTCTGTCCCGCCTCACCGAACAGCTTCACCTCGAGGCGTGCGCGTGTCGCGGGATCTTTGATCTTGCTGAGCGCGTCCGCCAGCTTGGGCAACACTTCGCCGGCAGAGTAAATGCGTCCATTGGCGTCCTGCACCGATACGCCCAGATCGCGAAATAGCGTCGCCTGCTCCTTCGTTCCGGCCTTAGCTTCGCCGATCGTCTTGGTCAGCTTCTTAAGCGTGCCATCCATTTCCTGCTGGGTGAGGTCGGTTTGCGTCGCAACATAGCGATATTCTTGCAATTCCTTTCGAGCGACGCCTGCTTCGGTCGCTGCTGCCTTCAACGAACCCGCATAATCGAGTGCGCGTTTGGCAGCCTGCACCGCTTCCACACCGATGAAAGCGGTGGTCAGATCCCCGATCGCGCGACGCAAGCCGGATACCTCCGCCTTTATGGCGGTGGCATCGGTTTTTATTTTCTGCTTTGCGCGTTCAGAGCCATGTTCAAATTGCGAGGTGTCGAAGCCCAGCGTCACCCGAAGTGCGCCAATGATGTCCTTGCTCATTGCGCAGTCTCCAGCACTCTACTATGCCAGCCCTCATGAAGAAGGCGGCCGTCTCAGCATTTTATTTCGCAGGAATGTTGGCGATGATCGCCGGCACATATCTTGTCGTCGCTGGCCTCAGCATCGAGACTACGGTTTCCGGTGAAGGTGTCTACGACCGGGTTGCCAACCTGCAACTGATGCATATCCAGGAACTAAACGTGGATTTGGGCATCGGGCTGGTGATTGCCGCCGCGGTACTGCTTTCGACGGGAGCACTTATCAGCTTCCTGGCGCCCTCGCCTAACGCGGACGACTAAGCCCCCTCCTCTATCACTTGCCCATAAGCCGCAGCCCAAACCTTCATTTTGTGCCAGACTATATCGGGATCTTCTTTCGTCCCCTCGGCTTGACGTAAGACGTCGGCCAATGAGTCGAGCTTCTGGCTGAATGCAGACCAGCGCGCGTTATGCCATGCCATTTCTAGCTGCGTCAGCTGCTCGCGTTTGATCCTGTCCTGATGTCCGACCAGCGCAGATCGCACCAGGCGCGGCGTTTGGTCCCAATATTCATCAGGGTCAAAGCCGGCCTCGCACCAGCGCTGGTGGAGCTTCAGCCAGTCCCAGTCTTCTTCCTGGCCTTTGACTTCGGAGGGTTTGCGCCCTGCTTACCCTCCCCGGTGCCGAACGCGCTGGCCAGACTAGCGAGAATCGCATTGCTAAAGACAGCAGGCCCAAACTCCTCCATCAGCTCACCGATCTGGATGAGATGATAATCGGAGTGATGCTTTCGCAACCCCGCCCAGGTGAGGACGCGGATCGTATCGAGGGCGGGACCGTCCTGGTCATCCTCCATGTCGTCGAGAATGGCGCGCGACTTCTTGCCGAGCATGGGTTCCGCCACACAGAGGGCGTTGATCCCAAGCTTCAGGGTCAGCGTGATCGCCGCATCACCTTGCCCCAGGACCAGCGGCACTTCACCGCGCAACGGGTTCATCAGCTATTCGCCGCGTGGACGGCGGCGCCGCTTGCCTGGAAGGTCAGTGTGGCTTCCTGCTTGCCGGTGATCGGCATCGCACCGGGTGCATAGCCGGTCAGAATCGCGGTGCCGCTGATCTTGCGCTTGGTCGCGCCGGCATTGTGGACGGAACGATAGGGCTTCGGCGATTTGTAATTCAGCATCGCCAGCAGCTTCAGGTCGACGTCGGAGCCGGACAGATAGTTGATCTGCACCGTCAGCGTGCCGGGCTCCAGCAGCGCCTCGCCCTCATAGGTGTGGGCATCGACCGTCTTGTGGTGCGAATTCTGGTAGGTGGGGCGCGTCGGATTGCTGGGCGTCACCGACAGCACTTCGGGAATTTCGAACTCCGCGTCAACGATATCGGTGAACCAGAATTCCGCGCCGAAATTGCCATTCGACATGGGGCCTTACTCCTTGTGGTGGATGGAAAAGCGCTGGGTGCGCCCGTAAACCGATGGCGCGCCGCGCACCCCGACGACCGGGATGTCACGCTCGAACTCGATGAAACCATGGGTGAATGTGATGCCGGCGACGTCGCCTGCACTTTCGAGCAGCCGGCCGAGCCGGTCGGCGATCGCCTTGGCTGTGGCATAATCCTGCGCCAGGCTGTCCGCCTGGATCTGCGCGATGCGCAGCGGGTCGCGTCCGCCATGGGTGTAATCAACGCCAGGATCGATCATCGTGAAGACGATCGCCGGCAGTGGTGCGCCTTCCGGCCGATCGCCCCAATGGGCCGTGCGCGTGCCTTGCCAGTGGCCCAGCATCGCGCCGATCGGCGAGCCGACGACGCGCGCGAGCAAAGCCTCTTCGAAGCTCATGACCGGCGTACCGAGCGCGTGAGCGCGCCATCCAGTTCTTCAGCCAGCGCGATCGCACATTCGCCCAGGACATCGCCTGCCGTGACATTCCAGGCGACGGAGACATGCGGCTGCGGTGGCACCCAGCTAAGGCTGTCACCTCGGCGGTGGATGAAGCCGAACTCGAGCCAGGTGCCGACGGGGTCGTTGGTACCTGCATAGACCTCGGCGTAATTCTTCCCGGCCCTGCGTTTCAGCTTCGCCTGGCGTTCGTTGAGTTTCGTGCTGATGATGAAGCTGTCACGATAGGCGAACGCCGGGCGATCGGGCGATTCCGAGGGCTCGTCGGTAGGAGCAATATCCTTCACCACGACGAGGAACGGCTGCAATGCACGCTTTCCGGCGCGTTCCAGAGCGTTCTTTCCCATCTGTTCAGGCAAGGCGCCCAGCGTATCGAGCAAGGCATCGAGGCCCTGCATGTCATATTCGCCGCCGCTCACGCCGCCACCCGGATCGCCGTGAAGGCAAAGCCCTCGT
Encoded proteins:
- a CDS encoding DUF6950 family protein, with the translated sequence MTDLERRQAALEKTIAKYRGRPLDYRSADCIRMVRFHLLQMGHRPPPLPRYQSLIGARRALAQAGGMIAIFDALLPRITPASMLPGDIAVAAGDDAEAAVISVGYKVMGWHQDSDVAVNMTVNASALTAWRA
- a CDS encoding phage tail protein, which translates into the protein MSNGNFGAEFWFTDIVDAEFEIPEVLSVTPSNPTRPTYQNSHHKTVDAHTYEGEALLEPGTLTVQINYLSGSDVDLKLLAMLNYKSPKPYRSVHNAGATKRKISGTAILTGYAPGAMPITGKQEATLTFQASGAAVHAANS
- a CDS encoding phage tail protein; translation: MAKVLRTVGQVAGVIATVASFIPGGQPIAAVAALIAAAASIGASLLQKKPGIQGSINQVQITANGAVPYGMGRCFTAGSQLHDVGYGGKVGKTRNPYLSKVFIWSVSTAFAIDAVLFDFNVINFTGTSAQGYYNSWLYLDRQLGLRPEPDALAGPWGSIPDWGSDYKLSNYAAGLFSYRFDRDNKRWANGIPVHGVVGRWAKVYDWRKDSTYPGGSGSHRWDDEATYEYDPNVALNAITYARGRYAVGGDASMRMAGCGFPQDSIDWPAWNAFANVCDANGWEVNGFVYDGPGISLWDNLKRICAAGAAIPVISGGLLSVRFQSPKVALDTITPDDFAEGERMAPAMRTWKDRINTMVPKYRSEANKWEYVQSDAIAIEEYITLDGEPKEEENPCELVTDKDQAAQITYYELFNRRELTGWTYPLKPRLWELKLGEAYHLQDPELGIDHLVVVAAIDKDPGRTGLTVTFETETNAKHPVALAMTGTAPPPPTLVAPGEGDDVAWDGVTFDSTTAFTFDSTVGSFDET